A single window of Acidimicrobiales bacterium DNA harbors:
- a CDS encoding acyl-CoA dehydrogenase, which yields MLWRLEDTPEQAEFRERFRGWLREVLPADWIAALESGDDEAYAEARRRAEQSGWNPLTWMRTIGESGFAAPTWPIAYGGLGAPNWSIRIVREELERHRLPTVGTNLLGVGLAGPTLIEHGTEEQKEKHLRRILTGEEIWCQLFSEPGAGSDLASLSTRATRDGDEWVVTGQKVWTSIAQLAHYGMLLARTDPTVPKHEGLTWFILDMRSTGVEVRPLRQMTGSAEFNEVFLEGVRIPDSDRVGAVGEGWRVARTTLMNERVALAGVTLDNVALMGGVRKDPWQSYLDQFPDRSGAVTRQRLVDVWIRQQAKEITSHRAAAARNRGSQPGPEGAIGKVFNAELNQDRTELVVDAHGPSGVAWEASDSDAVQRAHAFLRSRANSIEGGTSEVLRNQIAERILGLPREPDPYKGVPFQDLPRG from the coding sequence GTGCTGTGGAGACTCGAGGACACGCCCGAGCAGGCGGAGTTCAGGGAGCGGTTCCGTGGGTGGCTCAGAGAGGTCCTGCCAGCCGACTGGATCGCCGCACTCGAGAGCGGCGACGACGAGGCTTATGCCGAGGCGCGTAGGAGAGCCGAACAGTCGGGGTGGAACCCCCTCACGTGGATGAGGACGATCGGCGAGAGCGGCTTCGCTGCTCCGACGTGGCCGATCGCCTACGGCGGGCTGGGTGCCCCGAACTGGTCGATCCGCATCGTCCGTGAGGAACTGGAACGTCACCGGCTCCCGACCGTCGGAACGAACCTCCTCGGGGTGGGCCTGGCAGGTCCGACGTTGATCGAGCACGGCACCGAAGAACAGAAGGAGAAGCACCTCCGGCGGATCCTCACGGGGGAAGAGATCTGGTGCCAGCTATTCAGCGAACCGGGCGCCGGCTCTGATCTGGCCTCGCTGTCCACGAGGGCCACCAGGGACGGGGACGAGTGGGTAGTCACCGGGCAGAAGGTGTGGACTTCGATTGCGCAACTCGCCCACTACGGCATGCTGTTGGCCCGGACTGATCCGACCGTGCCGAAGCACGAGGGCCTGACTTGGTTCATCTTGGACATGCGCTCAACCGGTGTGGAGGTGCGGCCCTTGAGGCAGATGACCGGATCCGCCGAGTTCAACGAGGTGTTCCTCGAGGGTGTTCGCATCCCCGACTCCGACAGGGTGGGTGCGGTGGGAGAGGGCTGGCGTGTGGCGAGGACCACACTGATGAACGAGCGAGTCGCCCTGGCAGGGGTGACGTTGGACAACGTGGCTCTCATGGGTGGGGTCAGAAAGGATCCTTGGCAGAGCTACCTGGACCAGTTCCCGGACCGGAGTGGTGCGGTGACGAGGCAGCGGCTGGTGGACGTGTGGATCCGACAGCAGGCGAAGGAGATCACCTCCCACCGAGCAGCAGCTGCTCGCAACAGGGGTTCGCAGCCGGGTCCAGAAGGTGCGATCGGGAAGGTGTTCAACGCGGAGCTGAACCAGGATCGGACCGAGCTGGTCGTCGACGCTCACGGCCCGTCCGGTGTGGCTTGGGAGGCGTCCGACTCCGACGCCGTCCAACGAGCCCACGCCTTCCTGCGGTCTCGGGCCAACTCGATCGAGGGAGGCACGTCGGAGGTCCTTCGCAATCAGATCGCTGAACGGATCCTAGGCCTCCCCCGAGAACCGGACCCCTACAAGGGGGTTCCCTTCCAAGACCTTCCTCGCGGTTGA
- a CDS encoding LLM class F420-dependent oxidoreductase has protein sequence MKIAVQVNYAGDYRAWADMVATYEQAGADMVWVAEAYGFDGVSLLGYLAARTERMELAAGILPIFSRTPTLIAQTAAGLDALSGGRFHLGLGASGPQVVEGWHGVPYDHPLERTREIVDICRKVWARREPLVHRGRYYEIPLPPEQGTGLGKPLKIINRPLRERIPIWIAALGAKNVELAAEVAEGWLPIFFLPERASEVWGEALERGREKRSEDLGPLQVAAGGLLAIGDDMAGMAELARPMVALYVGGMGARGRNFYNDLMKRYGWEGEAEKIQDLYLDGKKDEAAAVVPREMLELTNLCGPASWVAERVAAYREAGVTVLNVVPVGGDPAEQIAKLRELLAG, from the coding sequence ATGAAGATTGCGGTGCAGGTTAACTACGCGGGCGACTACCGCGCTTGGGCGGACATGGTCGCCACCTACGAGCAGGCGGGCGCCGACATGGTTTGGGTGGCCGAGGCCTACGGGTTCGACGGCGTGAGCCTTCTGGGGTACCTGGCCGCCCGCACGGAGAGGATGGAGCTCGCAGCGGGGATACTGCCGATCTTCAGCCGTACTCCGACGCTGATCGCCCAGACCGCTGCCGGGCTCGATGCCCTGAGCGGAGGGAGGTTCCACCTGGGGCTCGGTGCGAGTGGGCCGCAGGTGGTGGAGGGCTGGCACGGGGTCCCTTACGACCATCCCCTCGAGAGGACGAGGGAAATCGTCGACATCTGCCGCAAGGTCTGGGCCCGCCGGGAGCCGCTCGTCCATCGAGGTCGCTACTACGAGATCCCGCTCCCGCCCGAGCAGGGCACCGGACTCGGCAAGCCTCTGAAGATCATCAACAGACCGCTGCGGGAGCGCATCCCGATATGGATCGCGGCCCTCGGTGCCAAGAACGTGGAGCTGGCCGCAGAGGTCGCAGAGGGCTGGCTCCCCATCTTCTTCCTCCCTGAGCGTGCCTCGGAGGTGTGGGGCGAGGCCTTGGAGCGGGGGAGGGAGAAGCGCTCGGAAGACCTCGGTCCGCTTCAGGTGGCGGCAGGAGGTCTCCTGGCGATCGGCGACGACATGGCCGGAATGGCAGAGCTCGCGCGTCCGATGGTCGCCCTGTACGTCGGCGGGATGGGTGCCAGAGGTCGCAACTTCTACAACGACCTCATGAAGCGATACGGGTGGGAGGGCGAAGCCGAGAAGATTCAAGATCTGTATCTCGACGGCAAGAAGGACGAGGCGGCCGCGGTCGTGCCACGGGAGATGTTGGAGCTGACGAACTTGTGTGGGCCGGCCTCGTGGGTGGCCGAGAGGGTGGCGGCCTATCGGGAGGCTGGCGTCACAGTGCTGAACGTGGTCCCCGTAGGAGGGGATCCTGCAGAGCAGATCGCAAAGCTTCGAGAGCTGCTGGCCGGGTGA
- a CDS encoding hypothetical protein (possible pseudo, frameshifted) has protein sequence MLRLLQLRTVSRLVRGESPGPESSVRKVLADEHGQKVMELAKDLCGAGGMLTDHGPLGGPAGVWHYGFLFSPALTIGGGTWAVQRNIIGERILGLPREPDVEEGLSWSEARRQTPATVR, from the coding sequence GTGCTCAGGCTGCTGCAGCTGAGGACGGTTTCACGCCTGGTGAGGGGCGAGTCGCCGGGCCCAGAGTCGTCGGTGCGCAAGGTCCTCGCCGACGAGCACGGTCAAAAGGTGATGGAGCTCGCGAAGGACCTGTGCGGGGCCGGCGGGATGCTCACCGACCACGGGCCCCTGGGTGGTCCGGCCGGCGTGTGGCACTACGGGTTCCTCTTCTCGCCTGCGCTCACCATCGGAGGCGGTACGTGGGCTGTGCAACGGAACATCATCGGCGAGCGGATCCTCGGCTTGCCGAGAGAGCCCGACGTGGAGGAAGGTCTCAGTTGGTCCGAGGCGCGTCGGCAGACGCCGGCGACGGTGAGGTGA
- a CDS encoding hypothetical protein (possible pseudo, frameshifted), with translation MDFELPPDDHPTRREIRRWLEEHPSPTGRQLAEAGLVAPHWPRPWGWDADPVTQLVIEDELARAGVRLPSNPIGIGWAGPTILYAGTDEQKRRYLLPLLAGEEIWCQLFSEPEAGSDLANLATRARRDGDEYVVTGRKVWTSLAHVAKFGILLARTDPDVPKREGISYFICPMDAEGIEVRPIIEMTGVPRFQRGDTRGGPDTCREPGRQRERGLDVGTGHARERASVAVDWWRLVGHGAHGRGSGARSRGTRRTGRSGLATATRSGVDGVAGCSGCCS, from the coding sequence GTGGACTTCGAGCTTCCTCCCGACGACCATCCGACTCGGCGCGAGATCAGGAGGTGGCTCGAGGAGCATCCGTCACCGACCGGACGGCAGCTCGCCGAGGCGGGTCTGGTCGCTCCCCATTGGCCTCGCCCTTGGGGATGGGACGCCGATCCCGTCACCCAGCTCGTCATAGAAGACGAACTGGCTCGGGCCGGGGTGAGGCTACCCTCCAACCCGATCGGTATCGGGTGGGCCGGTCCCACGATCCTTTACGCGGGGACGGACGAACAGAAACGTCGCTATCTCTTGCCCCTGCTGGCGGGTGAGGAGATCTGGTGCCAGCTGTTCAGCGAGCCGGAGGCAGGCTCGGATCTGGCGAACCTCGCCACCCGGGCGCGCCGCGACGGCGACGAGTACGTCGTCACGGGAAGGAAGGTGTGGACGTCCCTGGCGCACGTGGCGAAGTTCGGGATCCTGCTGGCCCGCACCGACCCGGACGTGCCGAAGAGAGAGGGAATCTCGTACTTCATATGCCCCATGGACGCAGAGGGCATCGAGGTGCGTCCGATCATCGAGATGACGGGGGTCCCACGTTTTCAACGAGGTGATACTCGAGGAGGTCCGGATACCTGCCGAGAACCTGGTCGGCAGAGAGAACGAGGGCTGGACGTTGGCACGGGTCACGCTCGAGAACGAGCGAGTGTCGCTGTCGACTGGTGGCGTCTTGTGGGGCATGGGGCCCACGGCCGAGGATCTGGTGCGAGAAGTCGAGGCACGCGGCGGACTGGGCGATCCGGTCTTGCGACAGCGACTCGTTCAGGTGTGGATGGAGTCGCGGGGTGCTCAGGCTGCTGCAGCTGA
- a CDS encoding acyl-CoA synthetase: protein MADESHTSELPGGWNYAEIWERVADRIPDAQALVQGDRRITWHEFDRHADGLARLLLSRGVDEQDKVAVYLYNCPEYLETMFACFKAGLVPVNTNYRYGPEELTYLWNNSDSVAVVFHGTFAETVEKVRDRVGVKTWIWVDDGTGPCPEWAIPYQEALEAAGPSRTRAEWGRSGDHLNFIYTGGTTGMPKGVMWRQDDLVRATVGTVNPTFRDGPATLEKVDRAVGGPGMVQLPACPLMHGTGQFTSLIFLSLGGSVVTLTKRNFDVEEMLETIARERVNALAIVGDAFAKPMLEALEREPERWDISSLITITSSGVMWSEEVKKGLLRFNPNMMLIDVFSSSEALGMGQSVSGGGGTFSTAKFVLGENARVITDDGRDVVPGSGEVGRVAVKGHQPIGYYKDEEKTKATFIELDGERWSVPGDYATVEADGTITLLGRGSQCINTAGEKVFPEEVEEVLKLHPDVHDAAVVGLPDERWGQSVNAVVELERGATLDEAALIEHVKKHLAGYKAPKRVVPIDRLGRAPNGKVDYKRLREYAARELGVRV, encoded by the coding sequence ATGGCAGACGAGTCGCACACATCCGAGCTGCCGGGGGGTTGGAACTACGCGGAGATCTGGGAGCGTGTCGCCGATCGCATTCCCGACGCACAGGCCTTGGTGCAGGGAGACCGGCGTATCACATGGCACGAGTTCGACCGGCACGCCGACGGGTTGGCCCGACTCCTGCTCTCGCGCGGGGTGGACGAGCAGGACAAGGTCGCCGTCTACCTGTACAACTGCCCGGAGTACCTCGAGACGATGTTCGCCTGCTTCAAGGCCGGTCTCGTGCCGGTGAACACCAACTACCGCTACGGACCGGAAGAACTCACGTACCTGTGGAACAACTCCGATTCGGTGGCGGTCGTCTTCCACGGCACGTTCGCCGAGACGGTGGAGAAGGTGCGAGACCGGGTGGGCGTCAAGACGTGGATCTGGGTCGACGACGGAACCGGTCCGTGCCCCGAGTGGGCAATCCCGTACCAAGAGGCCCTCGAGGCGGCCGGACCGTCTCGTACGAGGGCCGAGTGGGGTCGCAGCGGAGACCACCTCAACTTCATCTACACCGGCGGGACCACGGGGATGCCGAAAGGGGTGATGTGGCGGCAGGACGACCTCGTGCGCGCGACGGTGGGGACGGTGAACCCGACGTTCCGCGACGGGCCGGCCACTCTAGAGAAGGTCGACAGGGCCGTCGGCGGCCCGGGGATGGTGCAGCTCCCTGCCTGCCCCCTTATGCACGGGACAGGACAGTTCACCTCGCTGATCTTCCTGTCCCTGGGGGGATCGGTCGTGACCCTCACGAAGCGCAACTTCGACGTGGAGGAGATGCTCGAGACGATCGCTCGGGAGCGGGTGAACGCCCTGGCGATCGTGGGCGACGCCTTCGCCAAGCCGATGCTCGAAGCCCTGGAGCGGGAGCCGGAGCGTTGGGACATATCCAGCCTGATCACGATCACCTCTTCAGGCGTGATGTGGAGCGAAGAGGTGAAGAAGGGGCTCTTGCGCTTCAACCCCAACATGATGTTGATCGACGTCTTTTCCTCGTCCGAGGCACTCGGTATGGGTCAGTCCGTCTCGGGCGGCGGTGGGACGTTCTCGACCGCGAAGTTCGTCCTCGGCGAGAACGCCCGGGTCATAACAGACGACGGACGCGACGTCGTGCCGGGATCGGGTGAAGTGGGGCGGGTGGCGGTGAAGGGCCATCAGCCCATCGGGTACTACAAGGACGAGGAGAAGACGAAGGCCACGTTCATCGAACTGGACGGAGAACGCTGGTCGGTTCCCGGCGACTACGCCACGGTCGAGGCCGACGGGACCATAACCCTGCTGGGTCGGGGATCCCAGTGCATAAACACTGCAGGCGAAAAGGTCTTCCCCGAAGAAGTCGAGGAGGTGCTCAAGCTGCACCCCGACGTCCACGACGCCGCCGTCGTGGGGTTGCCCGACGAGAGGTGGGGCCAGTCCGTCAACGCCGTGGTCGAGCTGGAGAGGGGAGCCACGCTCGACGAGGCCGCTCTCATCGAGCACGTCAAGAAGCACCTCGCCGGCTACAAGGCGCCGAAGCGGGTGGTGCCGATCGACCGTCTCGGCAGGGCTCCGAACGGGAAGGTCGACTACAAGCGCCTGCGCGAATACGCGGCCAGAGAGCTCGGAGTTCGCGTGTGA